A window from Methylococcus mesophilus encodes these proteins:
- a CDS encoding glycosyltransferase family protein yields the protein MQEISPIKIFIGYDPREAGAFSVLAHSIHVRASQPVSVTPLMLSQLSQVYRRERNPLQSTDFSFSRFLVPYLSGFSGWSVFMDCDMLVLDDIAKLWALRDECYAVQVVKHNHVPEEEIKFLDAAQTRYEKKNWSSVMLFNNAKCRALTPDYVNTASGLELHQFKWLDDEVLIGEIPHRWNHLVGYDAPSRAVSIVHYTIGGPYFEEYRDCEYSEEWRADLAGMLRVDQRQSR from the coding sequence ATGCAAGAAATCTCCCCCATTAAAATATTCATCGGCTACGATCCGCGGGAAGCCGGAGCCTTCAGCGTTCTGGCCCACAGCATTCACGTCAGGGCTTCACAGCCGGTTTCCGTCACGCCCTTGATGCTGAGCCAGCTGAGCCAGGTTTACAGGCGGGAACGCAATCCGCTTCAATCGACGGATTTTTCGTTCAGCCGGTTTCTGGTGCCGTATCTATCAGGATTTTCTGGGTGGTCCGTTTTCATGGATTGCGACATGCTCGTCCTCGACGATATCGCAAAGCTTTGGGCTTTGCGGGATGAGTGTTACGCCGTGCAGGTAGTCAAGCACAACCACGTTCCCGAGGAGGAGATCAAATTCCTGGATGCGGCACAAACCCGATACGAGAAAAAGAACTGGTCCAGCGTCATGCTTTTCAATAACGCGAAATGCAGGGCTTTGACGCCGGATTACGTCAATACCGCCTCCGGCCTCGAGTTGCACCAGTTCAAATGGCTCGACGACGAGGTCTTGATAGGCGAGATACCTCATCGCTGGAACCACTTGGTAGGATATGACGCCCCGTCCCGCGCAGTATCCATCGTGCACTATACCATAGGTGGGCCTTATTTCGAGGAATACCGCGATTGCGAATATTCCGAAGAATGGCGCGCCGACCTCGCCGGCATGTTGCGGGTCGACCAGAGACAGAGCCGCTAA
- a CDS encoding GIY-YIG nuclease family protein, with protein sequence MTQPKQPCVYLLASKRNGTLYVGVTSDLIRRVYQHRNELADGFTKRYGVHELVWYEVHERMESAILREKQIKKWTRGAKINLIERANPEWRDLWPILASSSMEPGFMPGCPTRHPSGQCQSAPGGLVRHSLPE encoded by the coding sequence ATGACCCAGCCGAAACAACCCTGCGTCTATCTCCTCGCCAGCAAACGTAACGGCACCCTGTATGTAGGCGTGACTTCTGATCTGATCCGCCGCGTATATCAGCATCGAAACGAACTGGCCGACGGATTTACCAAACGATATGGCGTCCATGAACTGGTCTGGTACGAGGTTCATGAACGCATGGAGAGCGCGATTCTCCGCGAGAAACAGATCAAGAAGTGGACTCGTGGCGCGAAAATCAATCTGATCGAGCGCGCCAATCCTGAGTGGCGAGATCTCTGGCCAATTCTGGCGAGTTCGTCCATGGAACCTGGGTTCATGCCGGGCTGTCCTACCCGGCACCCTTCGGGCCAGTGCCAATCCGCTCCCGGCGGATTGGTCCGGCACTCCCTGCCGGAATGA
- a CDS encoding cation:proton antiporter, producing MPEHLYPSFFSELLVLLLASLASVLLFQRLRLPDILAYLFAGGLVGPFGFGMVTNGDNIHFLSELGLVFLMFELGLEFSVRQLLHLSRAVFGLGSLQMLLTLSAFASVLFFGLGWPLGAALVVAGSMALSSTALVIRELRSLKLISRHHAQLAVGVLIFQDLAALLGLILVPALAGNGGEALHEQLLHVVEKGGILVVILVGAGKWLLPPIFHEVARSRSEEIFVLTVLVIILLSAWLTQTFGLSMALGAFLTGVMLGEGEFRHQVEADIRPFKDILMGVFFASVGMQIDFGLLVQEGRIVLLGIALLIFAKAAVITLAARLMGESATTASKTGIILAQASEFGLALITLGAQLNVLAPRIASLALAIIVGSLVLAPWLIRYNFEISQWVGRLAGQKVSGRDREMSRIPPHLSDHIILAGYGRVGQMIAKFLKNNGIPFIALDPDGNRIKEGRAASDPVIYGSCARIDLLRRCHMERARLAILTFKSLNEARRIITQIRHQGYTLPIVVRTQNEADHAQLIEAGADYVIPEMLESSLVIAAEVLNLLGYSKTVVQPQIDAERALHAQVKESAAPDREDA from the coding sequence ATGCCCGAACATCTCTACCCAAGCTTTTTCAGTGAACTCCTGGTGCTGCTGCTGGCCTCTCTCGCCAGCGTGCTGCTGTTTCAGCGCCTTCGCCTGCCCGACATCCTGGCCTATCTGTTCGCCGGCGGCCTGGTGGGACCGTTCGGCTTCGGGATGGTTACCAACGGCGACAACATTCATTTCTTATCCGAGCTGGGACTGGTTTTCCTCATGTTCGAGCTGGGACTCGAATTTTCGGTCCGGCAGTTGCTGCACCTGAGCCGTGCCGTCTTCGGCCTCGGCTCGCTGCAGATGCTGCTTACGCTCTCGGCCTTCGCCTCGGTGCTTTTCTTCGGCCTGGGCTGGCCCCTGGGCGCCGCACTGGTGGTGGCGGGCTCCATGGCGCTGTCCTCGACCGCCCTGGTCATTCGCGAGCTGCGTTCGCTCAAGCTGATCAGCCGCCACCATGCCCAGCTCGCGGTGGGCGTGCTGATCTTTCAGGATCTGGCGGCGCTGCTGGGTCTGATCCTGGTGCCGGCGCTCGCCGGGAACGGCGGGGAAGCCTTGCACGAACAACTGCTCCATGTCGTGGAAAAAGGAGGCATCCTGGTCGTGATCCTGGTAGGCGCCGGCAAGTGGCTGCTGCCGCCGATCTTTCATGAGGTGGCCCGGAGCCGCTCGGAAGAAATCTTCGTCCTGACAGTGCTCGTCATCATCCTGCTTTCCGCTTGGCTGACCCAGACCTTCGGCCTGTCCATGGCCCTGGGGGCGTTCCTCACGGGCGTGATGCTCGGGGAGGGCGAATTCCGCCATCAGGTGGAAGCGGACATCCGCCCTTTCAAGGACATTCTGATGGGCGTGTTCTTCGCCAGCGTCGGCATGCAGATCGATTTCGGCCTCCTCGTGCAGGAAGGCCGCATCGTCCTGCTCGGCATCGCCCTGCTGATCTTCGCCAAGGCCGCCGTCATCACCCTCGCCGCTCGCCTGATGGGCGAATCCGCCACGACCGCGAGCAAGACCGGCATCATCCTGGCCCAGGCCAGCGAATTCGGGCTGGCCCTGATCACATTGGGTGCGCAGCTCAACGTGCTCGCGCCGCGGATCGCCTCGCTGGCGCTGGCCATCATCGTCGGCAGCCTGGTCCTCGCGCCCTGGCTGATCCGGTACAACTTCGAGATCAGCCAGTGGGTCGGTCGGCTGGCCGGCCAGAAAGTTTCGGGCCGGGACCGCGAGATGAGCCGGATTCCGCCGCATCTGTCCGACCACATCATCCTCGCCGGTTACGGACGGGTCGGCCAGATGATCGCGAAGTTTCTCAAGAACAACGGCATCCCGTTCATCGCCCTGGACCCGGACGGCAACCGGATCAAGGAAGGGCGCGCGGCCAGCGATCCGGTGATCTACGGCTCCTGCGCACGGATCGACCTGCTGCGGCGCTGCCACATGGAGCGCGCCCGGCTCGCCATCCTGACCTTCAAGTCGCTGAACGAAGCGCGCCGGATCATTACCCAGATACGCCACCAGGGCTATACATTGCCGATCGTGGTCCGCACCCAGAACGAAGCCGACCATGCACAACTGATCGAAGCCGGCGCCGATTACGTGATCCCGGAAATGCTGGAGTCGAGTCTGGTGATTGCAGCCGAAGTCCTGAACTTGCTGGGCTATTCCAAGACCGTGGTGCAGCCGCAGATCGACGCCGAGCGGGCGCTGCACGCGCAGGTCAAGGAATCCGCCGCGCCGGATCGGGAGGATGCGTAG
- a CDS encoding tetratricopeptide repeat protein translates to MLAQVLKRAVGLLADRGNRGDFDISSRLAEARELAASGDVEGAERAFASVLQRVPESPEALHGLGRLQGMRGDLALAGQILAKAVGFKPDFAEAWIDLGNVHHLSGRLGEAVSAYRQALAADQTSALAWCNLGVCQQKRSEPAQASESFRRALDLNPRFDLALRHWVGIQIKLDWPDGGPEFLERWAGMAPGHAEAHAALGFLSLKHRFRPDEALVHFDRALDLGLSNAELHGNRGIALQDLGRIDEALASYDKALYLEPENRAVRFHRALARLLVHDFENGWPDYELRLLSDDHPKRAFPFPRWDGSSLSGKTILVHAEQGLGDEIMFASCLPDVIAEAGHCVIECHEKLAPIFRRSFPTATVHGGSQHDELTWLSRLPPIDCCIPIGSLPLRFRRRVESFPRHSGYLRADNARVAHWRRSLDELGPGLKVGIAWRGGTRQTRQSYRSVPLEALAPVFEVAGAHFVSLQYDECQHEIATLEAARGLIVHHFPSAIADYDETAALLGALDLVISVCTAAVHLAGALGRPVWVMAPAGPEWRYGIVEGAMPWYPTCRVFRQAVPFAWEDVLVRVRNELSAYLDEN, encoded by the coding sequence ATGCTTGCTCAGGTCCTCAAGCGGGCTGTGGGTCTATTGGCGGATCGCGGCAACCGCGGAGATTTCGACATTTCCAGCCGCTTGGCGGAAGCGCGCGAACTTGCAGCGTCGGGCGATGTGGAAGGAGCGGAACGGGCTTTCGCCTCCGTCCTCCAGCGGGTTCCGGAATCGCCGGAGGCCCTGCACGGGCTCGGGCGGTTGCAGGGTATGCGCGGCGATCTGGCGCTTGCCGGCCAGATTCTGGCGAAAGCGGTGGGGTTCAAACCCGATTTTGCCGAAGCCTGGATCGATCTCGGCAACGTTCACCACCTGTCCGGCAGGCTGGGGGAGGCGGTATCGGCCTATCGGCAAGCCTTGGCTGCGGACCAGACCAGCGCTTTGGCCTGGTGCAACCTCGGTGTGTGCCAGCAAAAGCGCTCCGAACCGGCGCAGGCGTCCGAAAGCTTCCGTCGGGCGCTCGATCTGAATCCCCGGTTCGATTTGGCGCTACGGCATTGGGTTGGCATCCAGATAAAACTCGATTGGCCGGATGGCGGCCCGGAATTTCTGGAGCGCTGGGCGGGTATGGCGCCGGGCCACGCCGAAGCGCACGCCGCACTGGGTTTCCTGTCGCTCAAGCACCGCTTCCGGCCCGATGAGGCGCTCGTGCATTTCGACCGCGCGCTGGATCTGGGGCTGAGTAATGCCGAACTGCACGGTAATCGTGGCATCGCCCTGCAGGATCTGGGGCGCATCGATGAAGCGCTGGCCAGCTACGACAAGGCCTTGTATCTGGAGCCGGAAAACCGCGCGGTGCGTTTTCACCGCGCCCTTGCCCGGCTGCTGGTTCACGATTTCGAAAACGGCTGGCCGGACTACGAACTCCGCCTGCTCAGCGATGATCACCCCAAGCGGGCATTCCCGTTTCCGCGTTGGGACGGATCCAGTCTGAGCGGCAAGACCATCCTGGTCCATGCTGAGCAGGGTCTCGGCGATGAAATCATGTTCGCCTCCTGCCTGCCCGACGTCATTGCCGAGGCCGGGCATTGCGTGATCGAATGCCACGAGAAGCTGGCGCCAATTTTCCGGCGCTCATTCCCGACGGCCACCGTGCATGGCGGCAGCCAGCATGACGAACTGACCTGGCTGTCCCGGCTGCCGCCGATCGATTGCTGCATCCCGATCGGCAGCCTTCCTCTGCGTTTCCGCCGGCGCGTGGAGAGTTTCCCGCGTCACAGCGGCTATCTCAGGGCCGATAACGCGCGAGTGGCGCATTGGCGCCGGTCGTTGGATGAACTCGGTCCCGGCTTGAAGGTCGGCATTGCCTGGCGGGGCGGTACACGGCAGACCCGCCAGAGCTACCGTTCCGTTCCTTTGGAAGCGCTGGCGCCGGTGTTCGAGGTTGCCGGAGCGCATTTCGTCAGCCTGCAATACGACGAATGCCAGCACGAGATTGCAACGCTGGAGGCGGCGCGGGGATTGATCGTCCATCATTTCCCTTCGGCCATCGCCGATTACGACGAAACGGCTGCGCTCCTCGGTGCGCTCGATCTGGTCATCAGCGTCTGCACGGCGGCGGTTCACCTGGCCGGCGCGCTGGGACGGCCGGTGTGGGTCATGGCGCCGGCCGGGCCGGAATGGCGGTATGGAATTGTCGAGGGCGCCATGCCTTGGTACCCAACCTGCCGCGTCTTCAGGCAGGCGGTGCCGTTTGCTTGGGAAGACGTCCTGGTTCGCGTAAGGAACGAGTTGAGCGCGTATCTCGATGAAAATTAG
- a CDS encoding MFS transporter, producing the protein MTMATSVYPHRNRIILAGLIGNVMEWYDFAVYGYFAGAIGKLFFPADDPAVSLIASFGAFAAGFLVRPIGGLLFGRIGDRVGRQQALSWSVVAMAVPTVLMALLPTYASIGLAAPVAIVLLRIVQGLSVGGEFTNSLVFLVEHAPCNRRAFTAVWGSWGASAGILLGSGVGDLLTHVLSEAQILSWGWRLPFVAGGLVALTGYWVRQGLRPELPGGERASPVRAVFARHKGAMLRVALLNLGFGVGFYAAFIYAVSYIKNIDHLPEATVFNLNTSAMALLLVLLPAAAWISDRLGRKPVLIAGFGLLAAGAIPLFQFMHSTDPFTIFTGEAGFAAIIGLISGGIVATNVELVPAEVRCTGLAFAYNAAVGCFGGSTPLIAAWLINRTGDPIMPAYWIAATATVSLVTLLLFVREFHFHMPR; encoded by the coding sequence ATGACTATGGCGACCTCGGTGTATCCCCATCGCAACCGCATCATCCTCGCCGGCCTGATCGGCAACGTGATGGAGTGGTATGACTTTGCCGTTTACGGCTATTTCGCCGGAGCGATCGGCAAGCTGTTTTTCCCGGCGGACGATCCCGCAGTCTCGCTGATCGCCTCGTTCGGCGCCTTCGCCGCCGGCTTCCTGGTTCGCCCGATCGGCGGCCTGCTGTTCGGCCGGATCGGGGACCGGGTGGGGCGGCAGCAGGCGCTCAGCTGGTCCGTCGTCGCCATGGCCGTGCCTACGGTGCTCATGGCTTTGCTGCCGACCTACGCCTCCATCGGTCTTGCCGCGCCGGTCGCCATCGTCCTCCTCCGCATCGTTCAAGGCCTGTCCGTCGGCGGAGAGTTCACCAATTCCCTGGTATTCCTGGTTGAACACGCGCCATGCAACCGCCGGGCATTCACCGCGGTGTGGGGAAGCTGGGGCGCCTCCGCCGGCATACTCCTGGGTTCGGGGGTTGGCGACCTGCTGACCCATGTGCTGAGCGAAGCGCAGATCCTGAGCTGGGGTTGGCGCCTGCCGTTCGTCGCGGGCGGCCTGGTGGCGCTCACAGGGTATTGGGTTCGGCAGGGGCTCAGGCCGGAACTGCCGGGCGGCGAGCGCGCGAGCCCGGTCCGGGCCGTTTTCGCCAGGCATAAGGGGGCGATGCTGCGCGTCGCGCTGCTGAACTTGGGTTTCGGCGTCGGATTTTATGCGGCCTTCATTTATGCGGTGAGCTACATCAAGAATATCGACCATTTGCCGGAGGCGACGGTGTTCAACCTGAATACCTCGGCCATGGCCTTGCTATTGGTGCTGCTGCCTGCCGCCGCCTGGATTTCCGACCGGCTCGGCCGCAAGCCGGTGCTGATCGCCGGCTTCGGCCTGCTCGCCGCGGGCGCGATCCCCTTGTTCCAATTCATGCATTCCACCGATCCTTTCACCATTTTCACGGGCGAAGCCGGCTTCGCCGCGATCATCGGTTTGATTAGCGGGGGCATCGTCGCCACCAACGTCGAATTGGTGCCGGCGGAGGTGCGCTGTACCGGGCTGGCCTTCGCCTACAACGCGGCGGTGGGCTGTTTCGGCGGAAGCACGCCGCTGATTGCGGCCTGGCTGATCAATCGAACCGGGGATCCGATCATGCCGGCCTACTGGATCGCCGCGACTGCCACCGTATCGCTGGTCACGCTCCTCCTGTTCGTGCGTGAATTCCACTTTCACATGCCCCGCTAG
- the pta gene encoding phosphate acetyltransferase, giving the protein MTRSLYVAATEADSGKALVALGLTELALRKTTRVGFFRPVVPDGGSRDEDIALVLENFALQQHYEDSCALTYREAQALLSENRADELLERIIAAYKRLEAGCDFIICMGTDYLGEMASLEFELNCEIARNLGAPVLMVGSAEGKTLDEAVHPLAIAVDACRERGGQVAGVFLNKADPQRLDACRDALAGHFGDRIGLKAVIPFDARLGSPTVREIAARLGAEILSGGERLDGLVSGYLVAAMQLQHALTWLREGQLVITPGDRGDIIIGMLQADRSASYPSLAGLLLSGGQRPEPSIQSLIEGLPDSLPIIAVPADTYTTATRALQIKSKLSAGDRGKIERSITAFNEHVDTECLESQVRDVRFEGVTPRMFTYNLMQRAKADKRHIVLPEPTDARVLRAAALLIEREAVRLTLLGSRQEVEKALRRHAIVLDAEVLDIVDPATDGRRESYAETYFELRRHKGMTLDAARDCMLDVSYFGTMMVYRGDADGMVSGAIHTTQHTVLPALQIIKTRPGCSIVSSVFFMCLEGGVVVYGDCAVNPNPTAEQLAEIAISSADTAKTFGIEPRAALLSYSSGTSGAGADVERVREATRIARERRPDLLLEGPIQYDAAVDAGVAAQKMPGSPVAGRATVFVFPDLNTGNNTYKAVQRETGALAIGPILQGLAKPVNDLSRGCTVADIVNTVVITAIQAQGAMASR; this is encoded by the coding sequence ATGACCCGATCACTCTATGTCGCGGCAACCGAAGCAGACAGCGGCAAGGCCCTGGTGGCGCTCGGCCTGACCGAACTCGCTTTGAGGAAAACGACGCGCGTCGGGTTTTTCCGGCCGGTGGTTCCGGACGGCGGCAGTCGCGACGAAGACATCGCCCTCGTGCTCGAAAATTTTGCCCTGCAGCAGCACTACGAGGATTCCTGCGCGCTGACCTATCGTGAGGCGCAGGCGCTGCTCAGCGAAAACCGGGCCGACGAACTGCTGGAGCGGATCATAGCGGCTTACAAGAGGCTGGAAGCGGGCTGCGATTTCATCATCTGCATGGGCACGGACTATCTCGGCGAGATGGCTTCCCTCGAGTTCGAGCTCAACTGCGAGATTGCGCGCAATCTGGGGGCGCCGGTCCTGATGGTCGGCAGCGCTGAGGGAAAGACCCTGGACGAGGCGGTGCATCCGTTGGCGATCGCCGTAGATGCCTGCCGCGAGCGAGGCGGGCAGGTGGCCGGGGTATTCCTGAACAAGGCCGACCCGCAACGCCTGGACGCCTGCCGCGACGCGCTGGCCGGCCATTTCGGCGACAGGATCGGGCTGAAGGCGGTGATCCCGTTCGATGCCAGGCTCGGCAGTCCCACCGTGCGGGAGATCGCTGCACGGCTGGGCGCGGAAATCCTGAGCGGCGGAGAGCGCCTCGACGGCCTCGTGTCCGGCTATCTGGTAGCGGCCATGCAGTTGCAGCACGCTCTGACCTGGCTGCGGGAAGGGCAGTTGGTCATTACGCCGGGAGACCGCGGCGACATCATCATCGGCATGCTGCAGGCCGACCGCTCGGCCAGCTATCCCTCGCTGGCCGGGCTGTTGCTGTCGGGCGGACAGCGGCCCGAGCCTTCGATCCAGAGCCTGATCGAGGGCCTGCCGGATTCGTTGCCCATCATCGCGGTGCCCGCGGATACCTACACCACGGCGACCCGGGCGCTCCAAATCAAAAGCAAGCTCAGCGCAGGCGACCGCGGAAAAATCGAACGCAGCATCACTGCCTTCAACGAGCATGTGGACACTGAATGTCTGGAATCCCAGGTGCGCGATGTCCGCTTCGAAGGCGTTACGCCGCGGATGTTCACCTACAATCTGATGCAGCGCGCCAAGGCGGACAAGCGCCACATCGTGCTGCCCGAACCCACCGACGCCAGAGTGCTGCGGGCCGCGGCCCTGCTCATCGAGCGCGAAGCCGTCCGGCTCACCTTGCTGGGGTCCAGGCAGGAGGTTGAGAAAGCGCTGAGGCGGCACGCCATTGTTCTGGACGCCGAGGTTCTGGACATCGTCGACCCGGCCACCGACGGCCGGCGCGAATCCTATGCGGAAACCTACTTCGAGCTGAGGCGGCACAAAGGCATGACCCTGGATGCCGCCCGCGACTGCATGCTCGACGTCTCCTATTTCGGCACCATGATGGTCTACCGCGGCGATGCGGATGGCATGGTCTCGGGAGCCATCCACACCACCCAGCATACCGTCCTGCCGGCCCTGCAGATCATCAAGACCCGGCCCGGCTGCTCGATCGTGTCTTCCGTGTTCTTCATGTGCCTGGAAGGCGGCGTGGTCGTATACGGGGACTGCGCGGTCAATCCCAATCCCACCGCCGAACAGTTGGCGGAGATCGCCATCAGTTCCGCCGATACGGCGAAGACCTTCGGAATCGAGCCCAGGGCCGCACTGCTGTCCTATTCCTCCGGAACCTCGGGGGCAGGGGCGGACGTCGAGCGGGTGAGGGAAGCGACCCGCATCGCCCGTGAACGCCGGCCCGATCTGCTGCTGGAAGGGCCGATCCAGTACGATGCCGCGGTCGATGCCGGCGTCGCCGCCCAGAAAATGCCGGGGTCGCCGGTGGCCGGCCGCGCCACCGTGTTCGTGTTTCCCGATCTGAACACCGGCAACAACACCTACAAGGCCGTGCAGCGCGAAACCGGAGCGCTGGCCATCGGCCCCATCCTGCAGGGCCTCGCCAAGCCGGTGAACGATCTCAGCCGCGGCTGCACCGTGGCCGACATCGTCAACACGGTGGTGATTACGGCGATTCAGGCACAGGGCGCCATGGCCAGCAGGTAG
- a CDS encoding methyltransferase domain-containing protein, producing MKISWITFASLRMENGEIASDMASARYRMLQPGRYLQDQGNAVEFHSVGLDVTWDSYPQGALNADVVIFSKSFNRANEDAASFAGRNGAKVIFDVSDNHFINPEFSAHYHAMAALADRVAVPTAEMGKVVLEHTGIIAAVVPDPVEGQRKPPSAMRTAGHRRFGLFPRPREAVRLLWFGHPSNMPALLAVIPSLMVLTKEYPVALEIVTSRNPLLEGLLSKHATEASKNFSLAFSEWSPQAIENALERCDLVIIPGDPAGGRESVKSHNRLTEALWAGKYSVAHPLPAYQDLIDWAWISEDLVTGIKWALTHPAMVSSQVAEAQEFIKDNFSPEKIGPRWLEVISEALHGSSHKVAPVGAGPVADPLRLNLGCGDKILPGYMNVDVAPGRAGKVPEIISDLRALPFDGDSADEILSVHVIEHFWRWEVQDVLREWVRVLKPGSRMILECPNLIAVCQEIIRNPGSAKGEGMECQRSMWVLYGDPSWCDPLMVHRWGYTPESLAEIMRQTGLINVRQEPAQFKLREPRDMRIVGIKPYRI from the coding sequence ATGAAAATTAGCTGGATTACTTTCGCCAGCCTCCGGATGGAAAATGGAGAAATCGCATCGGACATGGCGAGCGCGCGCTATCGCATGCTCCAGCCGGGCAGGTATCTTCAGGATCAGGGGAATGCAGTGGAGTTTCACAGCGTCGGCCTGGACGTGACCTGGGATTCCTATCCTCAGGGTGCACTGAACGCCGACGTCGTTATCTTCTCGAAAAGTTTCAACAGGGCGAACGAAGACGCGGCATCTTTCGCCGGAAGGAACGGCGCGAAAGTCATATTCGACGTCAGCGACAACCATTTCATCAATCCCGAATTCAGTGCGCATTATCATGCGATGGCGGCCCTGGCGGACCGGGTGGCCGTACCGACAGCGGAGATGGGCAAAGTGGTTTTGGAGCACACCGGTATCATCGCTGCCGTCGTTCCCGATCCGGTCGAAGGACAGAGAAAGCCGCCTTCCGCCATGAGGACCGCCGGGCACCGGCGCTTTGGATTGTTCCCCCGCCCTAGAGAGGCCGTCCGCCTGCTCTGGTTTGGGCATCCCTCCAATATGCCTGCTCTGCTCGCGGTGATTCCCTCTCTCATGGTGCTGACGAAGGAATATCCGGTGGCGCTGGAGATCGTCACTTCCAGAAACCCTTTATTGGAAGGTCTGCTGTCGAAGCATGCGACGGAGGCGAGCAAAAATTTTAGTCTCGCGTTCTCGGAATGGTCCCCGCAAGCCATAGAAAATGCTCTGGAACGCTGCGACTTGGTGATCATCCCCGGCGATCCCGCGGGCGGCAGAGAGTCCGTCAAGAGTCACAATAGGCTGACCGAAGCGCTTTGGGCCGGGAAATATTCCGTCGCCCATCCGCTGCCGGCCTACCAGGATTTGATCGACTGGGCCTGGATCAGCGAAGATTTGGTGACGGGTATCAAGTGGGCATTGACGCATCCGGCTATGGTGTCGAGCCAGGTGGCGGAGGCCCAAGAGTTCATAAAAGATAATTTTTCCCCCGAAAAGATCGGACCTCGCTGGCTGGAGGTTATCTCCGAAGCTCTTCACGGCTCCTCACACAAAGTGGCTCCGGTTGGCGCCGGACCGGTCGCCGATCCGCTTCGTTTGAATCTCGGTTGCGGGGATAAAATACTTCCCGGTTATATGAACGTCGATGTCGCCCCCGGCCGTGCTGGAAAAGTGCCGGAGATTATTAGCGATCTTCGTGCCTTGCCGTTTGATGGCGACTCGGCGGACGAAATCCTTTCCGTTCACGTCATCGAGCATTTCTGGCGATGGGAGGTTCAGGATGTGTTGCGGGAGTGGGTCAGGGTTCTGAAACCCGGCAGCAGGATGATTCTGGAGTGTCCGAATCTGATCGCGGTATGCCAGGAAATCATCAGGAATCCCGGCAGTGCCAAAGGGGAAGGGATGGAGTGCCAGCGGTCGATGTGGGTGCTTTACGGCGATCCCTCCTGGTGTGATCCGCTGATGGTCCACCGCTGGGGTTACACGCCCGAGAGCCTTGCAGAAATCATGCGGCAAACCGGGTTGATCAACGTGCGTCAGGAGCCCGCCCAATTCAAATTAAGAGAGCCCAGGGATATGAGGATAGTTGGCATAAAGCCATACCGTATTTGA